The Stenotrophomonas sp. ASS1 genome segment CTTCCGGTTGGGGGCGCGCCCAGTATCCGCATCCACCGGCCGCTGCCGACTGGACCTAGGTCCACTCGCTGCTGGCCCGTGACACCGCTAGCCTTGGCTGCAGGGGTGGCAATGGGCCATCCGCACGCTCATGCCTGGGGGAGGACCGAATGAAACGGAATTGTTTGAGTCTCATGATCGGCGCGCTGCTGGCCACGGGGCCGGTACTGGCACAGGAATCACCGACGGCAGGCAGATCCGCTTCGCCGACCAACCTGGACAGCATCAAGGTTACCGCGCGCAAGCGTGAGGAAACCTTGCAGGAAGTGCCGGTGGCAGTCACCGCCTTTACCTCGGAGGCGCTGGACAAGATGAATGTCCAGGACATCAGCGACCTGGACGCGCAGGTGCCCAACCTGACCATCTACGCGGCGCGCGGCGCCAGCAGCACGGTCACCGCCTACATCCGCGGCATCGGCCAGTCCGATCCCACCTGGGGCGCCGATCCGGGTGTAGGCATCTACCTGGATGACGTCTACATCGCACGCCCGCAGGGTGCGCTGCTGGATGTGTTCGATGTCTCGCGCATCGAGGTGCTGCGCGGCCCGCAGGGCACGCTCTACGGCAAGAACACCATCGGCGGCGCGATCAAGTACATCTCGCGCGGCCTGCCCACCCAGACCGAGGGCTTCGCCCAGATCACCGTGGGCAACTACAGCCAGCTGGATGCAAAAGCGGCCATCGGCGGCCCGATTGGTGGTGCCGACAGTGGCCTGCGCGCCCGCGTGGCGGTGGCCAGCATGAACCACGACGGGTTTGGCGAGAACACCTTCAACGGCCAGCCGGTCAGTGACAAGCAGATCAACGCGGCACGCCTGAACCTGGGCGCGTACGCGGGCGATGACTTCGACGTGCAGTTCGCACTGGACTGGATCGACGATCAGTCCGGCATGCGCGGCTCGAAGATGCTGGCGCCCAATCCGTTCCTGCGCGCCTATCCACCGATGGACAGCCGCTACGACATCCGCTCGGGCATGCGCAATCTCAACAACGTGGAGAGCAAGGGTGCCTCGGCCACGGTGAACTGGCGGCCGAACGAGGACATTGCACTGAAGTACGTGGTCGCCAAGCGTGAATCGGACAGCGAGGCCAACATCGACTTCGATACCGCGCCGGTCAAGCTGGCCGACGTGGGTGGCACCTATCACGACGACCAGGTCAGCAACGAAGTGCAATTGAACTACGATGCCGGCGGCCGGGTGCGCGGTGTGGTCGGCCTGTACCAGTTCAGTGGCGAGGCTGGCGGCCAGATCCAGAACAACTACTTCAGTGCGCAGTTCGCCGACAACCAGGGCAAGGTGTTGACCGACAGCATCGCGCTGTACGCGGACTGGACCTTCGACCTGACCAGCAAACTCAAGCTGGATGTAGGCGCCCGTTACACCGACGAGGACAAGCGCGCGATCGTGCTGAACCGCCTGTACGCCGACCCGGGTTTCAGCCGGCCGGTGGCGGTGACCGCGGACTTCGACAAGAAGACCAACTTCAAGAACGTCTCGCCCAAGGTCTCGCTGGACTACCAGATCACTCCGGACATCATGGTCTACGGCCTGGCCACGCGTGGCTTCAAGTCCGGTGGCTACAACATCCGCGCCAACGCGGTGGCCGTGCCGCGCTCGGCCGAACCGTTCGATGACGAGACCGTGGACAGCTACGAGGTCGGCAGCAAGATGGCCTTCCTCGACCAGCGCCTGTTCCTCAATCTGTCGGCCTTCTACAACAAGTACAAGGACATCCAGTTGTCGGTGTTCACCGGCCTGGATACCAATGGCGATGGCGTCGATGACTCCTTCTTCGGTGATTTCACCAATGCCGGCGCAGGTACGGTCAAAGGCCTGGAAGTCGAGTACCAGTACCTGCCCAGCCAGCACTGGCTGATTTCCGGCAACCTGGCGTGGCTGGATACCAAGTACGACGAGTACATGGATCGTGGCGTCAATGTGGCCAGGCAGATGAAGTTCACCAATTCACCGGAATTCTCCGGTGCGTTCAACGTGGAATACCGCACCGAGCTGGCCAACGGCAGCAACCTGTCAGCGCGGGTGAGCTACAGCTATCAGAGCGAAGTGTGGCCGACCACTGATCTCAGTCCGGTGATCCGCCAGCAGGGTTACGGGCTGGTCAATGCCGGCGTCATCTGGCGCCTGGATGATGCGTGGACCTTCTCGCTGCAGGGCACCAACCTGGCCGACAAGGAATACCGCACCACCGGCTACAACATCCCGGCGGTCGGCACGCTGATTGGCTTCTATGGTCCGCCACGCCAATATAGCCTCAGCGTCCGTTACGATTTCTAGCGCATCCGTTACGATCTCCAGGAAGCTTCTGCATGACGCAGTCTTACGACGACCTGTACTGGAACAGCGACGATGGCCTGCGCCTGCACGCGCGCGACCATGCAGCGGACGCCCGGCAGGTGCCCCGCGGCACCGTGGTCTGCATTCCCGGCCTGACCCGCAATGGTGCCGATTTCGACGCACTGGCCGAAACACTCACCGCCCAGGGATGGCGCGTGATCGCCGTCGACCTGCGTGGCCGCGCCGGTTCAGAACGTGCGCACGATCCGTCCAGCTACAACCCGCGCACCTACGCCGACGACATGGTCGCGCTGCTGCGCGCGCAGAACATCGACAAGGCGGTGTTCGTCGGCACCTCATTGGGCGTGCTGGTGACCATCACCCTCGCCTCGCGCGCGCCGGAGCGGATCGCGGGCGCAGTGCTCAACGATGCCGGCCCCAGGGTGCCGCGTGAGGCGCTGGCACGGATCGGCAAGTACGCCGGCAAGCCGGTACCGCCGATGGACCTGTTGCAGGCCACGGCCTACGTGGAATCCATCGGCAAGGCCGCGTTCCCGCGCTTCAGCACCGACGACTGGCGGCAGATGGCGGTGCGCACCTTCCGCCCGCGCAGCGATGGCCTGCTGGAACTGGACTACGACCCGGCAGTGATCCGAACCACCCGGCCATGGCTGCTGTGGCTGTTGCGTCCCCTGCTGTGGCGTGCGGTTCGTGGGCTGACCGCACGCGTGCCGGTACTGGTGGTGCGCGGTGCGCTGTCCGACATCCTGCCGGCCGATGTCGCGCGGCAGATGGCGGCCACCTCGGAAAGTGCCCGCCTGGTGGAAGTGCCGGATGTGGGGCACGCTCCGATGCTGTCCGAGCCAGAGGCACGTGATGCGATCCTGACCTTGCTGGAGCGTGTGGCGTGAGTGCGGAGAGCAATCTGCCTCCCGCGCTGCAGGCGTTGCAGCAGTGGGCGGCCAGCGAGCGGGTGAGTGGCGTGACCCACGTGGACCAGGCGCGCATCGATGCCTTTGCCGACGCCACCGGCGACCACAACTGGATCCACGTCGATCCAGGCCGCGCGCAGACGCAGCTGCCGGGCGGGCAGACCATCGCGCACGGTTTCCTGCTGCTCTCGCTCACCGTGCAGGACGATGTGGTCGCCCTCACCGGCTTCCCCGGCATCGCCCATGTGCTCAACTACGGCCTCAACAAGGTCCGCTTCCTGGCGCCGGTACCCAGCGGGTCGGGGGTGCGGGTACGCTCGCAGCTGGTGTCACTGGAGGCGCGCCAGCCCGGCCAGTGGCTGCTGACCCAGCGCAAGGCCGTCGAGCGGGTTGCCGATGGCGAGCTGGCACTGGTTGCTGAGCAGCTGTCACTGATCGTGGTCGTCCCCTAGCACCACCCTGCCCGGCTCTCTCCCTACACTGGAGCGATGTTGACGCCCTCCATCGTCCTCTTCGCCTGCATTGCATGGACCGCACTGCTGTTTGGCGTGGCGCTGTGGGGTGAGCGCCGGGGGCACCGGCTTTCGAAGGCATGGCCGCTCATCTATGCGCTGTCGCTGGCCGTGCACTGCACCGCGTGGACCTACTACGGCGCGGCCTCGCAGGGGCTGCAATGGGGCTTCCCCATTCCACCCACCCTGGCCGGCATGGCGTTGATCTTTGCCTTCGGCCTGCCGTTCCTGCTCCGCCTGGGGCGGCTGGCCAAGCAGCACAACAGTGCCACCATCGCTGATCTGGTCGTCGCACGACTGCGTGCCGATCGCGGCCTCGGCTTCACCATCACTCTGGTGGCACTGTTCGGCATCATTCCCTACATCGCCCTGCAGTTGAAGGCTGTCAGTCAGGGCTTGGGCGCGCTGCTGGGCGATCGTTTCGCGCCTGCTGCCGCGCAGCTGGACATGTCGTTCTGGTTCGCGCTGACGATGGCCGCGTTCACCCTGCTGTTCGGTGCACGCAAGGCATCGGCCACCGAGCCCAATCGTGGCATTGTGGTCGCCCTGGGGCTGGAGTCGGTGTTGAAGCTGGTGGCGCTGCTCGCCATTGGCCTCTATGCGGCGCTGTCGGTGCGCCAGGCGGGCACGCCGCTGCTGGAAAAGATGGCGCAGCTGCCGCCACCGGCCATCATGCCGGACTATCTGACCATGGTCGCGCTGGGCGCGATCTCCGCGTTCACCCTGCCGCACCAGTTCCATGTCGGCGTGGTCGAACTGCGCCAGACCTCGGACCTGAAGACGGCACGCTGGTTGTTCCCGGTCTACCTGCTGCTGATCGGGCTGCCGTCGGTGCCGATGGCGCTGGCCGGTGCCGCGCAGCTGCCCGCATCGGTGTCGCCTGACCTGTACGTGCTGGCGCTGCCGCAGGCCGGTGACCACCACCTGCTGGCCTTGCTGGCCTATCTGGGCAGCCTGAGCGCCGCCACCGGCATGATGATCCTGTCCGGGCTGACCCTGTCGATCATGCTCGGCAACCATGGCTTCGGCTCACGGTTGCTGGACGGCATAGCCGGCGGTGCCACGGCGGCCGACCTGCGTCCACGCGTGCTGGCCTTCCGCCGTGCCGGCATCCTCGCCGTGTTCCTGATGTCGTGGCTGTACAGCCGGGCGATGAGCGACACCGAGGCACTCAGCGATTTCGGCCTGATGTCCTTCACCGCCCTCTCGCAGCTGGCGCCGGCGGTCCTGCTGGCGGTGTATCGCCCGCGCACGCCCTCTCCGGCCATCATCGCCGGCATCGTGCTGGGGTCGTTGGCCTGGCTGTGGCTGGTGCTGCTGCCGATGGTGATCCCTGCCACGCCCCCCGCCTCGGGGCCCGATGACCTGCACTGGCTGTCCGTGGTCTCGCTGCGCCTGCAATCGGGCCATATCGCCATCAGCATGGGCGCCAGTCTGGCGGTCAACCTGCTGACGGTTGCGCTGGTGTCGCGCGCGGTGCGTCCCTCGTTGCCGCGACGACGGGATGCGGTGGCGGCAGCCTCGCTGCGCAGGACGGCCGGACGCTTCCTCGGCCAGGAGCGGGCCCGGCAACTGATGGATGGGCATGCCGGGCAGCTGCTGGACGACGACCGGGTCATCACCATCGAACGCGAACTGAGCGCCGTGGTCGGCGCGGGCATGGCGCGCCTGCTGGTGGAGGCCGCTCGCGATGGCGGTGCCGCGCCCTTGGATGCGGTAACCCGTGCTGTAGGCGAAGCCACCCAGGCGCTGCGCTTCAACCAGCGCCTGCTGGAAGCGGCGCTGGAAAACATGAGCCAGGGCATCAGCGTGGTCGACGCGCAGCTGCAGCTGGTGGCCTGGAACAGCCGCTACGCCGCGTTGTTCAAGTTTCCGCCCGAGTTGCTGCAGGTCGGGCAGCCGGTGGTCAATCTGACAGCGTGGGCGCTGGCCGAACTGAAGATCGGCGACGGCCCTGGTGACACTCGCGACAAGGCTTTGCAGCGTCGCGTCGCACACATGCGGCGTGGCACGCCGCATCTGTCCGAACGGATCTTCCCCGACAACACCATCGTCGAGATCCGTGGCAATCCAATGCCCGGCGGTGGCTACGTGGCCACCTTCACCGACGTCACCGCCTTCCGCCGCGCCGAGGAAGCGCTCAAGCGCAGCAATGAAACCCTGGAGCGCCGCGTACAGGACCGCACCGCACGGCTGGAACAGGCAGTGCACGAAGCCGAGCGCGCGAACGTTGCCAAGACACGCTTCCTGACGGCGGTCGGCCACGACCTGATCCAGCCGCTGCATGCGGCACAGCTGTTGACCGATGCGATGTCGCAGCACATCGAATCGGAGTTCCTCGACAGTTTCCTGCGCCAGATCCGTGGTGCGCTGGACTCCACCGACGACCTGCTGTCCGGGCTGCTGGATATCTCCCGTCTTGAGGCGGGCGGGCTGGTCGCCGATCCGCGCCCCTTCGCGCTGTCGACCGTCCTGGATCCGCTCGCGCAGGAGTTCGCGGTACTGGCGGCGGCGCGCGGCCTGCAGTTCCGCCATGTACGGAGCCAGGCCTGGGTCCATAGCGACCCCCTGCTGCTGCGCCGGGTGCTGCAGAACTTCCTGGCCAATGCCATTCGTTACACCCGCCATGGCGGTGTGTTGCTGGGTGTGCGCCGCCAGGGGCAGGCACTGATGATCGGCGTGCATGACACCGGCCCCGGCATTGCTCCGGAGCAGCAGGCGGTGGTGTTCGAGGAATTCCACCGGGTCGACCGCAGCAACGGCCAGGGACTGGGACTGGGCTTGACCATCGCCCACCGCATCGCCGATCTGCTGCATGCACCCTTGCACCTGCGCAGCGTGCCCGGGCACGGCTCGGCCTTCTCGATCAGCGTGCAACGCGCAGCACCGCCAGTGACCCCGCGCAGTCCGGCACCGACGGGTGGCAGCAACGCCCTCAAGGGTATCCGCATACTGGTAGTGGACAACGACCCGGACGCGCTGGAGGCGATGCGGCAACTGCTGCTTTCCTGGGGCTGCGACGTCATCGCGGCAGGCAGCGCCGATGCCATCGGGCCCTCAGCGCACGAGGCGGCGCTGTGGCTGTTCGACTATCACCTGGATGACGGCGATACCGGTGTTGCGCTGTGGCAGCGGCTTGCGGACATGCATGGACAGCGGCCGACGGTGATCCTCAGTGCGGATACCGGCAGCGATACACGCGAGGCGGTGCGCGGCGCTGGGCTGTCCCTGCTCAACAAGCCGTTCAAGCCGTTGGCGCTGCGCTGGGCGATCAACCACCTGCTGGCGGCCACTGCCACGCACTGACCGCTCAGGGCTCGGGCAGCGCTTCGATCTGCCGGGACGGATCGGCCAATCCCATTTCGTGCAACACGCGGATGGCCTGCGCGCGGTTGCGCACGCCCAGCCGCTCCATGATGCGTGTCATGTGCGCCTTGACCGTGCGCAGCTGTACGCCCAGCCGGTCGGCAATCTGCTTGTTGAGCAGGCCCTCGGCCACCAGGCCCAGCACCTTGTACTGATGTGCCGACAGGCTGGCCAGGCGTGCGGCCAGGTCGGCATCCCTGCTGAACGTCGCCACCCGTGCCACCGGTTCGCGCAGCAGCGCCGGGATCCAGCGCTCGCCCTCCAGCACGGACTGCAGCGCGGACTGCAGCTCGTTCAAACCCGAGCTCTTGGGCAGATAGCCCGCGGCGCCAAGGTCGATGGCACGCCGGATCACCTGCGGCTCCTCGTTGGCGGAGACGATGATGATCGCCAGGCCCGGCTGCAACGCACGGATCGTGGCCAGCCCGGCAAGTCCGTGGTTGCCCGGCATGTGCAGGTCCAGCAGCAT includes the following:
- a CDS encoding response regulator transcription factor; amino-acid sequence: MPTLLIADDHPLFRAALHRAAEEAVADLQISEADSLDSVLEVIENQSIDLMLLDLHMPGNHGLAGLATIRALQPGLAIIIVSANEEPQVIRRAIDLGAAGYLPKSSGLNELQSALQSVLEGERWIPALLREPVARVATFSRDADLAARLASLSAHQYKVLGLVAEGLLNKQIADRLGVQLRTVKAHMTRIMERLGVRNRAQAIRVLHEMGLADPSRQIEALPEP
- a CDS encoding PAS-domain containing protein; its protein translation is MLTPSIVLFACIAWTALLFGVALWGERRGHRLSKAWPLIYALSLAVHCTAWTYYGAASQGLQWGFPIPPTLAGMALIFAFGLPFLLRLGRLAKQHNSATIADLVVARLRADRGLGFTITLVALFGIIPYIALQLKAVSQGLGALLGDRFAPAAAQLDMSFWFALTMAAFTLLFGARKASATEPNRGIVVALGLESVLKLVALLAIGLYAALSVRQAGTPLLEKMAQLPPPAIMPDYLTMVALGAISAFTLPHQFHVGVVELRQTSDLKTARWLFPVYLLLIGLPSVPMALAGAAQLPASVSPDLYVLALPQAGDHHLLALLAYLGSLSAATGMMILSGLTLSIMLGNHGFGSRLLDGIAGGATAADLRPRVLAFRRAGILAVFLMSWLYSRAMSDTEALSDFGLMSFTALSQLAPAVLLAVYRPRTPSPAIIAGIVLGSLAWLWLVLLPMVIPATPPASGPDDLHWLSVVSLRLQSGHIAISMGASLAVNLLTVALVSRAVRPSLPRRRDAVAAASLRRTAGRFLGQERARQLMDGHAGQLLDDDRVITIERELSAVVGAGMARLLVEAARDGGAAPLDAVTRAVGEATQALRFNQRLLEAALENMSQGISVVDAQLQLVAWNSRYAALFKFPPELLQVGQPVVNLTAWALAELKIGDGPGDTRDKALQRRVAHMRRGTPHLSERIFPDNTIVEIRGNPMPGGGYVATFTDVTAFRRAEEALKRSNETLERRVQDRTARLEQAVHEAERANVAKTRFLTAVGHDLIQPLHAAQLLTDAMSQHIESEFLDSFLRQIRGALDSTDDLLSGLLDISRLEAGGLVADPRPFALSTVLDPLAQEFAVLAAARGLQFRHVRSQAWVHSDPLLLRRVLQNFLANAIRYTRHGGVLLGVRRQGQALMIGVHDTGPGIAPEQQAVVFEEFHRVDRSNGQGLGLGLTIAHRIADLLHAPLHLRSVPGHGSAFSISVQRAAPPVTPRSPAPTGGSNALKGIRILVVDNDPDALEAMRQLLLSWGCDVIAAGSADAIGPSAHEAALWLFDYHLDDGDTGVALWQRLADMHGQRPTVILSADTGSDTREAVRGAGLSLLNKPFKPLALRWAINHLLAATATH
- a CDS encoding alpha/beta hydrolase, whose product is MTQSYDDLYWNSDDGLRLHARDHAADARQVPRGTVVCIPGLTRNGADFDALAETLTAQGWRVIAVDLRGRAGSERAHDPSSYNPRTYADDMVALLRAQNIDKAVFVGTSLGVLVTITLASRAPERIAGAVLNDAGPRVPREALARIGKYAGKPVPPMDLLQATAYVESIGKAAFPRFSTDDWRQMAVRTFRPRSDGLLELDYDPAVIRTTRPWLLWLLRPLLWRAVRGLTARVPVLVVRGALSDILPADVARQMAATSESARLVEVPDVGHAPMLSEPEARDAILTLLERVA
- a CDS encoding MaoC family dehydratase; translation: MSAESNLPPALQALQQWAASERVSGVTHVDQARIDAFADATGDHNWIHVDPGRAQTQLPGGQTIAHGFLLLSLTVQDDVVALTGFPGIAHVLNYGLNKVRFLAPVPSGSGVRVRSQLVSLEARQPGQWLLTQRKAVERVADGELALVAEQLSLIVVVP
- a CDS encoding TonB-dependent receptor gives rise to the protein MIGALLATGPVLAQESPTAGRSASPTNLDSIKVTARKREETLQEVPVAVTAFTSEALDKMNVQDISDLDAQVPNLTIYAARGASSTVTAYIRGIGQSDPTWGADPGVGIYLDDVYIARPQGALLDVFDVSRIEVLRGPQGTLYGKNTIGGAIKYISRGLPTQTEGFAQITVGNYSQLDAKAAIGGPIGGADSGLRARVAVASMNHDGFGENTFNGQPVSDKQINAARLNLGAYAGDDFDVQFALDWIDDQSGMRGSKMLAPNPFLRAYPPMDSRYDIRSGMRNLNNVESKGASATVNWRPNEDIALKYVVAKRESDSEANIDFDTAPVKLADVGGTYHDDQVSNEVQLNYDAGGRVRGVVGLYQFSGEAGGQIQNNYFSAQFADNQGKVLTDSIALYADWTFDLTSKLKLDVGARYTDEDKRAIVLNRLYADPGFSRPVAVTADFDKKTNFKNVSPKVSLDYQITPDIMVYGLATRGFKSGGYNIRANAVAVPRSAEPFDDETVDSYEVGSKMAFLDQRLFLNLSAFYNKYKDIQLSVFTGLDTNGDGVDDSFFGDFTNAGAGTVKGLEVEYQYLPSQHWLISGNLAWLDTKYDEYMDRGVNVARQMKFTNSPEFSGAFNVEYRTELANGSNLSARVSYSYQSEVWPTTDLSPVIRQQGYGLVNAGVIWRLDDAWTFSLQGTNLADKEYRTTGYNIPAVGTLIGFYGPPRQYSLSVRYDF